A genomic stretch from Hymenobacter psoromatis includes:
- a CDS encoding copper oxidase has product MTATFSKILAVIGLLLLVRPAGAQTDTTVYRLTMREELVNKAGKSVLGMTVNGSVPGPTLHFTEGDYAVIYVKNEMSVATSVHWHGLLVPNFYDGVPYLNTPPIEPGHTQKYQFPLNQAGTYWYHSHTMLQEQSGEFGAIVIEAKQERLKYDKELVVVFSDWTNQQPKDVLRYLKRGTDWYNIAKGTATPLNRVIAQGAFGAQLNFWKQRMNGFGIADVYYNAFLVNGQPEQQYPELKPGERVRLRIVNGSASTNFWMTFGGPDPLLVAADGQDVVPVPHNKTYIAVAETYDFLVTIPPTGKLELRAMAQDGSGTTVTYLGAGPVVAAPVLPRPDKIALMQQMAKMHMRMGAPALKFRPNHVDPQQMKANWGMQMGKKGQKGDMGGMDMSGDKKMAGMDMSGNKKMAGMKMGDQPTSAKPAMAGMKTDGMKMPADTAHAGHDRSMSGSGMTADKPMAGMDMSGNKKMAGMDTSGGQKKGGMGGMDMFSEYNYEYLRALKRTAYADSLPVHNVLLNLTGNMQRYVWSMNGVPLKSADKIQIRRNQVTRITYNNLTMMHHPMHLHGHFFRVINENGAYSPLKNVVNVPPMKQVTIEVLGDESGDWFLHCHVLYHLASGMGRIVSYDTPRDPRLKGSPVSKLIHETDKYYTWGILDAASHMGTLNLVSSNIRNQFNLSVENGWNRNMETEATYERYLYDYLRVFGGVNVENFRQRMMNPVTDQATGKVVTKTTTTAVVGLRFLTPYLFSLDARIDSKLRPRISLGREIMIFPRLLAFGYYEYQADFGWVNKLENNRSFAKQVVWNSGLEYRLSRNFSLMGSYDNRFGGGGGLRVRF; this is encoded by the coding sequence ATGACTGCTACTTTTAGTAAAATCCTGGCTGTAATCGGCCTGTTACTCCTGGTCCGGCCGGCCGGGGCCCAAACCGATACGACCGTGTACCGCCTGACCATGCGGGAAGAGCTGGTGAACAAGGCGGGCAAATCCGTGCTGGGTATGACCGTCAACGGTAGCGTTCCCGGTCCTACGTTGCACTTCACGGAAGGTGACTACGCCGTTATCTACGTCAAGAACGAGATGTCCGTAGCGACATCGGTGCATTGGCATGGCCTGCTGGTGCCCAACTTCTACGACGGCGTACCCTACCTCAACACGCCGCCCATTGAGCCGGGCCATACCCAGAAATACCAGTTTCCCCTCAATCAGGCCGGCACTTACTGGTACCACTCGCACACGATGCTCCAGGAGCAGAGCGGGGAATTTGGGGCTATCGTCATTGAGGCCAAGCAGGAGCGCCTGAAGTATGACAAGGAATTGGTAGTGGTATTCTCGGACTGGACCAATCAGCAGCCCAAAGACGTGCTGCGCTACCTCAAGCGGGGCACCGACTGGTACAACATTGCCAAGGGCACGGCCACGCCGCTCAACCGCGTAATTGCCCAAGGAGCCTTCGGGGCGCAGCTCAACTTCTGGAAGCAGCGCATGAACGGCTTCGGCATCGCCGACGTGTACTACAACGCCTTCCTGGTCAATGGCCAGCCGGAACAGCAGTATCCCGAGCTGAAGCCCGGCGAGCGGGTGCGCCTGCGCATCGTCAACGGTTCGGCCTCGACGAATTTCTGGATGACTTTCGGCGGACCCGACCCGCTGCTGGTGGCGGCCGACGGGCAGGACGTGGTGCCGGTGCCGCACAACAAGACCTACATCGCGGTGGCGGAGACGTACGATTTCCTGGTCACGATTCCACCCACCGGCAAGCTGGAGCTGCGGGCGATGGCGCAGGATGGCTCTGGCACCACCGTGACCTACCTGGGCGCGGGGCCGGTAGTAGCCGCCCCCGTGCTGCCCCGGCCCGACAAAATCGCGCTCATGCAGCAGATGGCCAAAATGCACATGCGCATGGGCGCGCCGGCCCTCAAGTTCCGGCCCAATCACGTTGACCCTCAGCAGATGAAAGCCAACTGGGGGATGCAGATGGGCAAAAAGGGTCAAAAAGGGGACATGGGCGGTATGGACATGAGCGGCGACAAGAAGATGGCTGGCATGGACATGAGCGGCAACAAGAAGATGGCTGGCATGAAGATGGGCGACCAGCCTACTTCAGCTAAGCCAGCTATGGCCGGCATGAAGACGGATGGCATGAAAATGCCCGCCGACACGGCCCACGCCGGGCACGATAGGTCGATGAGCGGCAGCGGGATGACGGCTGATAAGCCGATGGCCGGCATGGACATGAGCGGCAACAAGAAGATGGCCGGTATGGACACGAGTGGCGGTCAGAAAAAGGGAGGCATGGGTGGCATGGACATGTTTTCGGAGTACAACTACGAATACCTGCGCGCGCTGAAGCGGACGGCCTACGCTGACAGCCTACCCGTGCATAACGTGCTGCTCAACCTCACCGGCAACATGCAGCGCTACGTCTGGAGCATGAACGGGGTGCCCCTGAAATCGGCCGATAAAATCCAGATTCGGCGCAACCAGGTTACGCGCATTACTTACAACAACCTGACGATGATGCACCACCCCATGCACCTGCACGGGCACTTTTTCCGCGTCATCAACGAAAACGGCGCGTACTCGCCCCTGAAGAACGTCGTGAACGTGCCGCCCATGAAGCAGGTCACGATTGAGGTGCTGGGCGATGAGTCGGGTGACTGGTTTCTGCACTGCCACGTCCTCTACCACCTCGCCAGCGGGATGGGCCGCATCGTGAGCTACGATACGCCCCGCGACCCGCGCCTGAAGGGCTCGCCGGTGAGCAAACTAATACATGAAACCGATAAGTACTACACCTGGGGCATACTCGACGCCGCCTCGCACATGGGCACGCTGAACCTGGTGTCGTCCAACATCCGCAACCAGTTTAACCTGAGCGTGGAGAACGGCTGGAACCGCAACATGGAAACGGAGGCCACCTACGAGCGTTACCTCTACGACTACCTGCGCGTGTTCGGGGGCGTAAACGTGGAGAACTTCCGGCAACGAATGATGAACCCCGTCACAGACCAGGCGACCGGCAAGGTGGTGACTAAAACCACCACGACGGCCGTAGTCGGCCTGCGTTTCCTGACGCCCTACCTGTTCAGCCTCGATGCCCGCATCGACAGCAAGCTGCGCCCCCGCATCAGCCTGGGCCGCGAGATTATGATTTTCCCCCGACTGCTGGCGTTCGGCTATTATGAGTACCAAGCTGACTTTGGGTGGGTAAACAAGCTGGAAAACAACCGCAGCTTCGCTAAGCAAGTAGTCTGGAACAGCGGGCTGGAGTATAGGCTCTCCCGCAACTTCTCGCTGATGGGTAGCTACGATAACCGCTTTGGCGGCGGCGGCGGCCTGAGGGTGCGGTTTTAG
- a CDS encoding multidrug transporter AcrB, which yields MLDRIIRFALENRLLTLAFALALLIGGFTTLRGLPVDVLPDLDRPRVTVFLEAQGMAPEEVEALVTRPVEVALNGATAVEAVRSNSAIGLGLVFVEFSYGTDIFTARQIVAEKLQTVSGQLPAGITPVLGPISSVMGQIMLIGLSNTGRGPTTAADLRTLADYTVRQRLLSIPGVAQVIPIGGDSRQYQVLVNLARLNATGLTINQLEDALRRSNLNTTGNFFDRNGSEVLIRNLGRLRSVQDIEDIIVGYREGSPVTVRQVADVRFGARFKRGDGSVNGRPAVILSVEKQPGASTLDLTKTVEAALADLQPALPKDVSFNTRLFRQSEFIDNSLTNVEDALRDGAILVVIVLFAFLLNVRTTVISLTAIPLSLLVTALVFKAAGITINTLTLGGLAIAIGELVDDAIVDVENVFRRLRENRALPQPRPALQVIYAASSEVRNSIVYATVIVVLVFLPLFALSGIEGRIFAPLGVAYITSIVASLVVSLTVTPVLCYYLLPKMKMSAEQDSRLVRWLKDRDTRLLHFGFAHPRLILGLTGLLFVAAAATVPFFGTEFLPPFNEGSLTVNFATPAGTSLTESNRLGTLGEQQLLTVPEVAFTARRTGRAELDEHAEAVNNSEIEVAFKTPEELKKAGLQLRPKAAVLADVRQRLSILRGVNVNIGQPISHRLDHLLSGVRAQVAIKLFGNDLLELRRYANEVRTAAATVPGVVDLQVEKQVQVPQLLIRPREEALRAYGMERGRVVQDLETLFQGSVVSSILDGQKSFDLIVKLPENQRQDLATIGNTRIETPGGGFVPVSAVADVSYEPGPNTINHENTQRRITISLNVAGRDLGSTVKEVQQQIQQRVKLPTGYYLTYGGQFQSQQEASSKILWLSLFSFIGIFLVLYSHFKSGLLVAQIMLNIPLALIGSVAAVLLTGGTLSIASLVGFITLTGIASRNGIMMISHYLHLLEKEGEAFSDHLIVRGSLERLVPVLMTALVAALALVPLTLDASAAGKEILYPVAVVILGGLLSSTLLDIVVTPVVFRLLGRRALAQYRANHTGPHLGPLADPVDAPPFAPPADQSTLAPA from the coding sequence ATGCTCGACCGCATCATTCGCTTTGCGCTAGAAAACCGGCTGCTCACGCTGGCCTTTGCCCTGGCGCTGCTTATCGGCGGCTTCACCACCCTGCGCGGCCTGCCCGTGGACGTGCTGCCCGACCTCGACCGGCCCCGCGTCACGGTCTTCCTCGAAGCCCAGGGCATGGCCCCGGAAGAAGTGGAGGCCCTCGTGACGCGCCCCGTGGAAGTGGCCCTGAACGGGGCCACCGCCGTGGAAGCCGTGCGCTCCAACTCGGCCATCGGCCTGGGCCTGGTGTTCGTGGAGTTCAGCTACGGCACCGATATTTTCACCGCCCGCCAAATCGTGGCCGAAAAGCTGCAAACCGTGAGCGGGCAGCTCCCGGCCGGCATTACGCCGGTGCTGGGGCCCATTTCGTCGGTGATGGGCCAGATTATGCTCATCGGCCTGAGCAACACCGGCCGGGGCCCCACTACGGCCGCCGACCTGCGCACCCTGGCCGACTACACCGTGCGCCAGCGCCTGCTCAGCATTCCGGGCGTGGCCCAGGTCATTCCCATCGGCGGCGACTCGCGCCAGTACCAGGTGCTGGTGAACCTGGCCCGCCTCAACGCTACCGGCCTGACCATCAACCAGCTGGAAGATGCCTTGCGCCGCTCCAACCTCAACACCACCGGCAACTTCTTCGACCGCAACGGCTCCGAGGTGCTCATCCGCAACCTGGGGCGGCTGCGCTCGGTGCAGGACATTGAGGACATCATCGTCGGCTACCGGGAGGGTTCGCCCGTCACGGTGCGGCAGGTGGCCGACGTGCGGTTCGGGGCCCGCTTCAAGCGCGGCGACGGCAGCGTGAACGGCCGGCCGGCCGTGATTCTGAGCGTGGAAAAGCAGCCGGGGGCCAGCACCCTCGACCTCACCAAAACCGTGGAAGCCGCCCTGGCCGACTTGCAGCCCGCGCTGCCGAAAGATGTCAGCTTCAATACCCGGCTGTTTCGCCAATCGGAGTTTATCGATAACTCGCTCACCAACGTGGAAGACGCGCTGCGCGACGGGGCCATCCTGGTGGTCATCGTGCTGTTCGCGTTTTTGCTGAACGTGCGCACCACGGTTATCTCGCTCACGGCCATTCCGTTGTCGCTGCTCGTGACGGCCCTCGTCTTCAAAGCGGCGGGCATCACCATCAACACCCTCACGCTGGGCGGGCTGGCCATCGCCATCGGCGAGCTGGTGGACGATGCCATCGTGGACGTGGAAAACGTGTTCCGGCGGCTGCGCGAAAACCGCGCCCTGCCCCAGCCCCGGCCGGCGCTGCAAGTCATTTACGCGGCCAGCTCGGAGGTGCGCAACTCCATCGTGTACGCCACCGTCATCGTGGTGCTGGTGTTCCTGCCGCTGTTTGCCTTGTCGGGCATCGAGGGCCGCATTTTCGCCCCGCTGGGCGTGGCCTACATCACCAGCATCGTGGCCTCGCTGGTGGTGTCGCTCACCGTTACGCCGGTGCTCTGCTATTATTTATTACCCAAAATGAAGATGAGTGCCGAGCAGGACAGCCGCCTGGTGCGCTGGCTCAAGGACCGGGACACGCGGCTGCTACACTTTGGCTTTGCGCACCCCCGGCTGATTCTGGGCCTTACCGGGCTGCTGTTCGTGGCCGCCGCCGCCACGGTGCCCTTCTTTGGCACCGAGTTTTTGCCGCCCTTCAACGAGGGCTCACTCACGGTCAACTTCGCTACCCCGGCCGGCACCTCGCTCACCGAGTCGAACCGCCTGGGCACCCTGGGTGAGCAGCAGTTGCTGACTGTGCCCGAAGTGGCCTTCACCGCCCGCCGCACCGGTCGCGCCGAGCTGGACGAGCACGCCGAAGCCGTGAACAATTCCGAAATCGAAGTGGCCTTCAAAACGCCGGAGGAATTGAAAAAAGCGGGCCTTCAACTCCGGCCCAAGGCCGCCGTGCTGGCCGACGTGCGCCAGCGGCTCAGCATCCTGCGCGGGGTGAACGTGAATATCGGCCAGCCCATTTCCCACCGCCTCGACCACCTGCTGAGCGGGGTGCGGGCCCAGGTGGCCATCAAGCTGTTCGGTAACGACTTGCTCGAACTGCGGCGCTACGCCAACGAGGTGCGCACCGCGGCGGCCACCGTGCCGGGCGTGGTCGATTTGCAGGTCGAAAAGCAGGTGCAAGTGCCGCAGCTGCTCATCCGCCCCCGCGAAGAAGCCCTGCGGGCCTACGGCATGGAGCGCGGCCGGGTAGTGCAGGACCTGGAAACGCTGTTTCAAGGCTCCGTGGTATCGAGCATCCTCGACGGCCAAAAGAGCTTCGACCTCATCGTGAAGCTACCCGAAAACCAGCGCCAGGACCTGGCCACCATCGGCAACACTCGCATCGAAACGCCCGGCGGGGGCTTCGTGCCAGTATCCGCGGTAGCGGATGTGAGCTACGAGCCGGGGCCCAACACCATCAACCACGAGAACACCCAGCGCCGCATCACCATCTCGCTGAACGTGGCCGGGCGCGACCTGGGCAGCACGGTGAAGGAAGTGCAGCAGCAGATTCAGCAGCGGGTCAAGCTGCCCACGGGCTACTACCTCACCTACGGCGGGCAGTTCCAGAGCCAGCAGGAAGCCAGCAGTAAGATTCTCTGGCTGAGCCTCTTCTCCTTTATCGGCATCTTCCTGGTGCTCTACTCGCACTTCAAATCGGGGCTGCTGGTGGCCCAAATCATGCTCAACATTCCGCTGGCGCTCATCGGGTCGGTGGCGGCGGTGCTGCTCACGGGCGGCACGCTCAGCATCGCCTCGCTGGTGGGCTTCATCACCCTCACCGGCATCGCCTCGCGCAACGGCATCATGATGATTTCGCACTACCTCCACCTGCTGGAAAAAGAAGGGGAAGCGTTTTCTGACCACCTCATCGTGCGCGGCTCGCTGGAGCGCCTGGTGCCGGTGCTGATGACGGCCCTGGTGGCGGCCCTGGCCCTGGTGCCCCTCACCCTCGATGCCAGCGCGGCGGGCAAGGAAATCCTCTACCCGGTGGCCGTCGTCATCCTGGGCGGGCTGTTGTCCAGCACGTTGCTCGACATCGTGGTCACGCCCGTCGTGTTCCGCCTGCTGGGCCGGCGGGCCCTGGCGCAGTACCGCGCCAACCACACCGGCCCGCACCTGGGGCCCCTGGCCGACCCTGTGGACGCGCCGCCCTTTGCCCCGCCCGCCGACCAAAGCACCCTCGCGCCCGCCTGA
- a CDS encoding oxidoreductase codes for MAQDLRLVLPQLIVLLTAMLALVAEMLRWRRAGLATVAVGLGAATVVSAGRLAVQATAFSGTFRVGLLNHWSVLILCPTAVLCGLLARQELRGTPREGTVYSLLCFGTLGALVLAGSGDVMLLVLGLLMTSLSGFALAAYAKTEAGTEGALKYFIYGTVTTAVLVFGLSYWVGLTGSTLLSALSQPNLPAPLLAFGFVALLTGLGYAASVFPFHFWTPDTLEGAPVSVAAYLSVVPKIGAFFGLAQVCRSLPATAVDWPLVLALLAVASMTFGNVLALLQTNLVRLLAYSTVAQAGFFLLPLVGVRGALALPALVVFAAAYAAMNTGAFAIVLHTGRTLADFKRLGTTRIFTGLAMTVFLFSLVGIPPLAGFTGKLLLFESAMAAGYTWLAVVAVLNSAIALAVYSRIIVAMYFAAAPGPPAPPAPTWEIRTVVVACLLVTLGLTLAAQLFF; via the coding sequence ATGGCCCAGGACCTGCGCCTGGTGCTGCCGCAGCTTATCGTGCTGCTGACGGCCATGCTGGCCCTGGTAGCCGAGATGCTGCGCTGGCGACGGGCGGGCCTGGCCACCGTGGCCGTGGGCCTGGGGGCGGCCACGGTGGTGAGCGCCGGCCGGCTGGCGGTGCAGGCCACGGCGTTTTCGGGCACGTTCCGGGTCGGGCTGCTCAACCACTGGAGCGTGCTGATTTTGTGCCCAACGGCGGTACTGTGCGGCCTGCTGGCCCGGCAGGAGCTGCGCGGCACCCCGCGCGAAGGCACCGTTTACAGCCTGCTCTGCTTCGGCACGCTGGGGGCGCTGGTGCTGGCCGGCAGCGGCGACGTGATGCTGCTCGTGCTGGGCCTGCTCATGACCAGCCTGAGCGGCTTTGCCCTGGCGGCCTACGCCAAAACCGAGGCCGGCACCGAGGGCGCGCTGAAGTACTTCATCTACGGCACCGTCACGACGGCCGTCCTGGTGTTTGGGCTGAGCTACTGGGTGGGCCTCACGGGCAGCACCCTGCTGAGTGCGCTGAGCCAGCCCAACCTGCCCGCGCCGCTGCTGGCGTTCGGCTTCGTAGCCCTGCTCACCGGCCTGGGGTACGCGGCGTCGGTATTTCCCTTCCACTTCTGGACGCCCGACACGCTGGAGGGGGCCCCGGTATCGGTGGCCGCCTACCTGTCGGTGGTGCCCAAGATTGGGGCCTTTTTCGGGCTGGCGCAGGTGTGCCGGTCGCTGCCCGCCACCGCGGTGGACTGGCCGCTGGTGCTGGCCCTGCTGGCCGTCGCGTCGATGACCTTCGGCAACGTGCTGGCCCTGTTGCAAACCAACCTGGTGCGGCTGCTGGCCTACTCTACGGTGGCGCAGGCTGGGTTTTTTCTGCTGCCCCTGGTGGGGGTGCGCGGGGCGCTGGCCCTGCCGGCCCTGGTGGTGTTCGCCGCCGCCTACGCCGCCATGAACACGGGCGCGTTTGCCATCGTGCTGCACACCGGCCGCACGCTCGCCGATTTCAAGCGCCTCGGCACCACGCGCATCTTCACGGGCCTGGCCATGACGGTCTTCCTGTTTTCGCTGGTCGGCATTCCGCCCCTGGCCGGCTTCACGGGCAAGCTGCTGCTGTTTGAGTCCGCGATGGCGGCCGGCTACACCTGGCTGGCCGTGGTCGCCGTGCTCAACAGCGCCATCGCGCTGGCCGTGTACAGCCGGATTATCGTGGCCATGTACTTCGCCGCCGCTCCCGGCCCCCCAGCGCCGCCCGCACCCACCTGGGAAATCCGCACGGTCGTTGTGGCCTGCCTGCTGGTCACGCTGGGGCTCACGCTGGCGGCGCAGCTCTTCTTCTGA
- a CDS encoding ferredoxin: protein MPAQNQSLLDALNACVASCENCATAGLRGDDIQMMARCIELDRDCADFCALTARFVARGSEHAQHLLDECAEICKACGDECEKHAAHMEHCRECAEACRRCEQACRQGMSVAA, encoded by the coding sequence ATGCCCGCCCAAAATCAATCCCTACTTGATGCCCTCAACGCCTGCGTGGCTTCGTGTGAGAACTGCGCCACCGCCGGCCTGCGCGGCGACGATATCCAGATGATGGCCCGCTGCATTGAACTCGACCGCGACTGCGCCGACTTCTGTGCCCTCACTGCCCGCTTCGTGGCCCGTGGCTCCGAGCACGCCCAGCATTTGCTAGACGAATGCGCCGAAATCTGCAAAGCCTGCGGCGATGAGTGCGAGAAGCACGCCGCCCATATGGAGCACTGCCGGGAGTGCGCCGAGGCGTGCCGTCGCTGCGAGCAAGCCTGCCGTCAAGGCATGAGCGTGGCCGCTTAA